One genomic window of Salvelinus alpinus chromosome 17, SLU_Salpinus.1, whole genome shotgun sequence includes the following:
- the cttnbp2nlb gene encoding CTTNBP2 N-terminal like b — MKGVMMNMETLSRPELLKLLSILEGELEAQDTVIHTLRAQHRDSFVQERYGQYDLSDPFLALQRDSQTMDDWSPSDPQGSVVGPNPLAVLKLVMAHCKRMQERMMGQLAAAESRHRRVIADLEEEKHRHALESAQDDDVTVMLEKEREKLLHQLEVERAAVRRLQREQERAVGLAEETLSQQQQLSSDLTLELQRTTSQALEEAQRVSQLRLQLQEESCTSESLRGALEAEKGRAAQLEARAESQLAEFDTEREQLRARIRREEERSKGLEREVEELRRRLEAAGEEGMVRKAQETAVKEVKEVKEVKEVKRSPSKIASVAASVAASAAAVSTSSQTEPDGKASVDPKVTPVSKVNGHHPNPPRDTDPPQEGGAVENGGVESESGASLPSPLHPHPPHPHCQPHPNLSPSSTASSSLSSSPISSPTLAKRLVSPGGFHTSSYQAGVNQRFHAARHKFQVQAEQEQLQQGSTAPLSPRDLSPTTTPIPPPSENSTAKQLARNTVTQVLSRFTSQQAGAKLPPLNSSPFGTDYRSLAASPPGGKTSPGGPLSPGIRSPLTPRSERCYPPPVPKKPGMSPSPGSPDPQAGASLFPELTGGCGLSSSGQEGAKEPDLVLSSGS, encoded by the exons ATGAAG ggggtGATGATGAATATGGAGACTCTGAGCAGGCCGGAGCTCCTGAAGCTCCTCAGCATCCTGGAGGGAGAACTGGAGGCACAGGACACAGTCATACACACCCTCAGG GCCCAGCACAGGGACTCGTTCGTCCAGGAGCGCTATGGCCAGTATGACCTCAGTGACCCCTTCCTGGCCCTGCAGCGGGATAGCCAGACCATGGATGACTGGTCCCCTTCAGACCCCCAGGGCAGCGTGGTGGGGCCCAACCCTCTGGCTGTGCTGAAGCTGGTCATGGCCCACTGCAAAAGGATGCAGGAGAGGATGATGGGACAGCTGGCAGCCGCAGAGAGCAGACACAGGAGG GTGATTGCAGATCTGGAGGAGGAGAAGCACCGACACGCACTAGAGTCGGCGCAGGATGATGATGTCACCGTCAtgctggagaaggagagggagaaactactgcaccag TTGGAGGTGGAGCGTGCAGCAGTGCGTAGGCTGCAGAGGGAGCAGGAGAGGGCAGTAGGCCTGGCAGAGGAAACTCTGTCCCAGCAGCAGCAGTTGTCCTCGGACCTAACCCTGGAGCTCCAGAGAACCACCAGCCAGGCCCTGGAGGAGGCCCAAAGAGTCAGCCAGCTCCGTCTGCAACTCCAGGAGGAGAGCTGTACTTCAGAGAGCCTGAGGGGGGCCCTGGAAGCGGAGAAGGGCAGAGCAGCGCAGCTTGAGGCCAGAGCAGAGAGCCAGCTGGCTGAGTTTGACACAGAGAGGGAACAGTTAAGAGCCAGGATCAgacgagaagaggagaggagcaaggggctggagagagaagtggaggagCTGAGGAGGAGGTTGGAGGCAGCAGGAGAGGAAGGAATGGTTAGGAAGGCGCAGGAGACTGCGGTGAAGGAGGTGAAGGAGGTGAAGGAGGTGAAGGAGGTGAAACGGTCTCCTTCAAAGATAGCGTCAGTGGCGGCGTCAGTGGCGGCGTCAGCGGCGGCGGTGTCCACCTCGAGCCAGACAGAGCCTGATGGGAAGGCAAGCGTCGACCCTAAAGTGACCCCTGTCTCAAAGGTCAACGGGCATCACCCTAACCCTCCGCGGGACACTGACCCCCCTCAGGAGGGCGGGGCTGTGGAGAACGGTGGGGTAGAGAGCGAGTCCGGAGCAagtcttccctcccctctccaccctcACCCTCCTCACCCCCACTGCCAACCTCACCCTAACCTCTCCCCCTCCAGCAcggcctcctcctccctctcctcctcccccatctcctcccccACGCTGGCTAAGCGTCTGGTCAGCCCCGGTGGCTTCCACACGTCCTCCTACCAGGCTGGAGTCAACCAGCGCTTCCACGCCGCCAGGCATAAGTTCCAGGTGCAGGCTGAGCAGGAGCAGCTCCAGCAGGGTAGCACGGCTCCCCTCTCCCCCCGGGACCTGTCCCCTACCACCAcccccatccctccaccctcagAGAACAGCACGGCCAAGCAGCTAGCCCGAAACACCGTCACCCAGGTCCTGTCCCGTTTCACCAGCCAGCAGGCAGGGGCCAAGCTACCTCCACTGAACAGCTCTCCGTTTGGGACTGACTACCGGAGCCTGGCAGCCTCCCCTCCTGGGGGGAAAACCTCGCCTGGAGGACCCCTGTCCCCAGGTATACGCTCGCCCCTCACCCCTCGGTCCGAGCGGTGCTACCCGCCCCCCGTTCCTAAGAAACCGGGTATGAGCCCCTCTCCAGGCTCCCCCGACCCCCAAGCCGGGGCCAGCCTCTTCCCAGAGCTGACGGGGGGCTGTGGGCTAAGCAGCAGTGGGCAGGAGGGGGCTAAGGAGCCAGACCTGGTACTCTCCTCCGGTAGCTAA